Proteins encoded together in one Maledivibacter sp. window:
- the ftsY gene encoding signal recognition particle-docking protein FtsY, with amino-acid sequence MLKKIFGKFKKNNPEDIVKEDVIKDEEVKEDIIEDELKEETPKDEVKQGEEFQQSIDEGEPTQEEVIKEKVIQEETILDEINDIKEDETNGEITAEVSVEDENADLEPEQESGSFFSKLKSGLTKTRKGITEKIDSLMKSYTKVDEEFLEELEEILIVSDVGITTTMKIIEKLRDEIKIKKISDTEEVKTVLKDILEDLLTTTKDNALDISPSPAIVIVIGVNGVGKTTSIGKIAYNIKASGKKVLMAAGDTFRAAAIDQLKIWGDRVGVNVIHQQEGSDPAAIIYDAIQAAKARKIDVLICDTAGRLHNKKNLMNELGKVFKIIDREYPEARKEVLLVLDATTGQNAIQQAKTFKEVADITGITLTKLDGTAKGGVVLGITSELDIPVKFIGVGEGVRDLQPFNPKDFVKALLSDN; translated from the coding sequence ATGTTAAAGAAAATCTTTGGAAAGTTTAAAAAAAATAACCCAGAAGATATAGTTAAAGAGGACGTTATAAAGGATGAGGAAGTTAAAGAAGATATCATTGAAGATGAATTGAAGGAAGAAACCCCTAAGGATGAAGTGAAGCAAGGAGAGGAATTCCAACAAAGTATTGATGAAGGGGAACCTACTCAAGAAGAAGTTATTAAAGAAAAAGTAATTCAAGAAGAAACTATTCTTGACGAAATAAATGATATAAAAGAAGATGAGACTAATGGAGAAATTACAGCTGAGGTATCAGTGGAAGATGAAAATGCTGATCTAGAACCAGAACAAGAATCAGGTAGTTTCTTTTCAAAATTAAAATCGGGACTAACAAAAACTAGAAAAGGTATTACTGAAAAAATAGACTCATTAATGAAATCCTATACTAAGGTTGATGAAGAATTTCTTGAGGAATTAGAAGAAATCCTTATTGTTTCGGATGTAGGGATTACTACCACTATGAAAATCATAGAAAAACTAAGGGATGAAATCAAAATAAAAAAAATATCTGATACTGAAGAAGTAAAAACTGTTTTAAAGGACATTTTAGAGGATTTATTGACAACTACAAAGGATAATGCTTTAGATATATCTCCTTCACCCGCTATAGTTATTGTTATAGGCGTAAATGGAGTAGGTAAGACTACATCTATTGGGAAAATAGCTTATAATATTAAGGCAAGTGGCAAAAAAGTACTTATGGCGGCGGGAGATACCTTTAGAGCAGCAGCTATAGACCAACTAAAGATTTGGGGTGACCGAGTAGGGGTGAACGTAATTCATCAACAGGAAGGTTCAGATCCAGCTGCTATAATATATGATGCCATACAAGCGGCAAAGGCAAGAAAGATAGATGTATTGATTTGTGATACTGCTGGAAGATTACATAATAAAAAGAATTTGATGAATGAGCTAGGTAAAGTTTTCAAAATAATTGATAGAGAGTATCCCGAAGCTAGAAAAGAAGTGCTTTTAGTATTAGATGCTACTACGGGACAAAATGCAATACAACAAGCTAAGACCTTTAAGGAAGTGGCTGATATTACTGGAATTACATTAACTAAATTAGATGGAACCGCAAAGGGTGGAGTTGTTTTGGGAATAACATCGGAGCTTGATATACCAGTAAAGTTTATCGGAGTAGGCGAGGGTGTAAGGGATTTACAGCCATTTAATCCAAAGGATTTTGTAAAGGCTTTATTAAGTGATAATTAA
- a CDS encoding putative DNA-binding protein produces MFEKKIKLGNLYAFYGNLLTEKQQQILSLYCIEDLSLGEISENLGISRQAVYDTLKRSKKILEDYEEKLGLLNKFSNTRNKVNQLLKSMDRFSTIIDNDKKHISNEIDKIKESIIQILDESM; encoded by the coding sequence ATGTTTGAAAAAAAAATCAAACTTGGTAATCTATATGCGTTTTATGGTAATCTGCTTACAGAAAAACAACAGCAAATTTTAAGTTTGTATTGTATAGAAGATCTTTCCCTAGGAGAGATATCAGAAAACCTTGGTATAAGCAGACAAGCAGTTTATGATACATTAAAGCGCTCAAAAAAAATATTGGAAGATTATGAAGAGAAGCTTGGTTTACTAAATAAATTCTCTAATACTAGAAATAAAGTAAATCAGCTACTTAAATCCATGGATAGATTTAGTACTATCATAGATAATGATAAAAAGCATATTTCAAATGAGATAGATAAAATAAAAGAATCCATTATTCAAATTCTTGATGAAAGCATGTAA
- the fabG gene encoding 3-oxoacyl-[acyl-carrier-protein] reductase, with amino-acid sequence MNLSGKTAIVTGGSRGIGKAIALKLAKYGANIVVNYTSNSNMAEETVNEIRDLGRKALAIKADVSNADDVKNLVKEVGKSFESIDILVNNAGITKDSLLIRMKDEDWDKVMNVNLKGTFLCTKLVGKKMMKQRSGSIVNITSVVGIIGNAGQANYSASKAGVIGFTKSTAKELAVRGINVNAVAPGFIQTEMTEKLTEEVVENYEKNIPLGKLGKPEDVANVVAFLCSEQAAYVTGQVINVDGGMVM; translated from the coding sequence ATGAATTTATCAGGTAAAACGGCAATAGTTACTGGTGGATCAAGGGGCATTGGAAAAGCTATAGCTTTAAAGCTCGCTAAATACGGTGCCAATATAGTAGTTAATTACACTAGTAATTCTAATATGGCTGAAGAAACAGTAAATGAAATTAGGGATTTGGGTAGAAAGGCCCTAGCGATTAAGGCTGATGTCTCTAATGCAGATGATGTTAAAAATTTAGTCAAAGAGGTAGGAAAAAGCTTTGAGAGTATAGATATACTAGTAAATAATGCAGGAATTACTAAAGATTCTTTACTCATAAGAATGAAGGATGAAGACTGGGATAAAGTAATGAATGTAAATCTAAAGGGAACATTCCTATGTACAAAACTAGTTGGTAAAAAAATGATGAAGCAGAGAAGTGGAAGTATAGTAAATATAACATCGGTTGTTGGTATTATTGGAAATGCAGGTCAAGCTAACTATTCAGCTTCAAAGGCTGGAGTCATAGGATTTACTAAATCTACCGCCAAAGAATTAGCAGTTAGAGGAATAAATGTAAATGCAGTTGCACCAGGGTTTATTCAAACAGAAATGACTGAAAAGCTAACAGAGGAAGTAGTAGAAAATTACGAAAAAAATATACCATTAGGAAAACTTGGTAAACCAGAAGACGTGGCAAATGTTGTGGCATTTTTATGTTCTGAACAGGCAGCCTATGTTACTGGCCAAGTTATAAATGTCGATGGTGGCATGGTAATGTAA
- the fabF gene encoding beta-ketoacyl-ACP synthase II, which produces MSKRRVVVTGIGVISPIGIGKENYWNALKNGANGVDKITKFDVSKYTTQIAGEVKDFDAINYIEKKEAKRMDRFTQFGVAASKMALEDSQINLDEIDRERLGVSLGSGVGGIETLEREHTKLTEKGPRRVSPFFIPMMISNIGAGHISMALGAKGPSITTVSACASSNNAMGDAFKIIERGDADIMFTGGAEASITPMSMAGFCTMKAMSTRNDDPKTASRPFDKDRDGFVMGEGSGIIVLEELEHAKKRGAKIYGEIVGYGMSCDAYHITAPAPEGEGAARAMRNAINDAGIKPEDIDYINAHGTSTPYNDKFETMAIKTVFGEHAHKLSVNSTKSMTGHLLGAASSVEAIACLLTLKEDFIHPTINMINPDPELDLDYVPNVGKNKVVNYALSNSLGFGGHNVAIVLKKYTE; this is translated from the coding sequence TTGAGTAAGAGAAGGGTAGTCGTAACAGGGATTGGTGTAATTTCTCCAATTGGCATTGGAAAAGAAAATTATTGGAATGCCTTAAAAAATGGTGCTAATGGAGTAGATAAGATAACAAAATTTGATGTATCAAAGTATACTACTCAAATTGCAGGTGAAGTTAAGGACTTTGATGCAATTAACTATATAGAAAAAAAAGAAGCGAAAAGAATGGATAGATTTACTCAATTTGGAGTAGCTGCTTCTAAAATGGCTCTAGAAGATTCACAAATCAATTTGGATGAGATAGATAGAGAAAGATTAGGAGTATCATTAGGTTCCGGAGTAGGTGGCATTGAAACCCTAGAAAGGGAACATACCAAGTTAACTGAAAAAGGTCCTAGAAGAGTTAGCCCGTTTTTTATACCAATGATGATCTCCAATATAGGAGCAGGACATATTTCCATGGCACTTGGGGCAAAAGGTCCTAGTATTACGACTGTATCGGCCTGTGCTTCATCAAATAATGCAATGGGGGATGCTTTTAAAATTATTGAAAGAGGCGACGCTGACATAATGTTTACGGGTGGTGCTGAGGCATCAATAACTCCTATGTCAATGGCTGGTTTTTGTACCATGAAGGCTATGTCAACTAGAAATGATGATCCTAAGACCGCTAGCCGTCCCTTTGATAAGGATAGAGATGGATTTGTAATGGGTGAAGGTTCAGGAATAATTGTATTAGAGGAATTAGAACATGCTAAAAAACGTGGAGCTAAAATATATGGTGAAATAGTAGGCTATGGGATGTCATGTGATGCATATCATATAACTGCACCGGCACCTGAAGGTGAAGGTGCTGCAAGAGCCATGAGAAATGCTATAAATGATGCGGGTATAAAGCCAGAAGATATAGATTATATCAATGCCCATGGAACATCAACTCCATATAATGATAAGTTTGAAACTATGGCCATTAAAACAGTATTTGGTGAACATGCACATAAGCTATCCGTCAATTCTACTAAATCAATGACAGGTCATTTGCTTGGTGCAGCTAGTTCCGTAGAAGCAATTGCATGTTTATTGACACTAAAGGAAGATTTTATACATCCTACTATTAACATGATAAATCCTGATCCAGAATTAGATTTAGATTATGTGCCTAATGTAGGGAAAAATAAAGTTGTAAACTATGCATTATCCAATTCCTTGGGTTTTGGAGGGCATAACGTGGCAATAGTACTAAAAAAATATACTGAATAA
- a CDS encoding radical SAM protein gives MGKKNYIIPIFVPHHGCPFDCVFCNQKKITGIDTVLTGDQIEKQIIEYSQSIGEKKDKHIEIAFFGGSFTGIDIEKQREFLRIASKWFESGYVDDIRLSTRPDYINKSILQNLKQNNVTIIELGVQSLDDDVLRNSNRGHLAHDVVRASRLIKEMGFKLGLQMMIGLPGDDYHRDIDTAKKIISYEPNFVRIYPTLVIRGTMLQKLFLQGKYEPLSVDKAVSICKELYKLFYGNDIPIIRIGLQPTDNIMEGKDVVAGPFHPAFRQLVEAEIFKETIDTAMSYYQKKMEKVEFTLNPKSISNLVGINKSNIIYLKNKYSIDNIKIIKDISMGKKEVRITINDEKVINEIMI, from the coding sequence ATGGGTAAAAAGAATTATATTATCCCTATTTTTGTACCCCATCATGGTTGTCCCTTTGATTGTGTGTTCTGTAATCAAAAGAAAATAACAGGAATTGATACAGTTTTGACTGGAGATCAGATTGAAAAACAAATCATAGAATATTCTCAGTCTATTGGGGAAAAGAAAGATAAGCATATTGAGATAGCCTTTTTTGGAGGTAGTTTTACTGGGATAGATATTGAAAAACAAAGGGAATTTTTAAGAATAGCAAGTAAATGGTTTGAAAGTGGATATGTTGACGATATAAGGCTTTCCACTAGACCAGATTATATAAATAAATCCATATTACAAAATTTGAAACAGAATAATGTTACAATTATAGAGCTGGGTGTTCAATCATTAGATGATGACGTGCTTAGAAACAGCAATAGAGGTCATCTTGCCCATGATGTAGTGAGGGCTTCAAGGCTCATTAAGGAAATGGGATTCAAATTAGGATTACAGATGATGATAGGATTACCTGGAGATGATTACCATAGGGATATAGATACTGCTAAAAAAATCATTTCATACGAACCAAATTTTGTTAGGATATATCCTACCCTTGTTATACGGGGAACAATGCTTCAAAAGTTGTTTTTACAGGGCAAGTATGAGCCCTTGAGTGTGGATAAGGCAGTATCAATTTGCAAAGAATTATATAAGCTTTTTTATGGCAATGATATACCTATCATTCGTATAGGTCTACAGCCAACTGACAATATCATGGAGGGCAAGGACGTCGTAGCGGGGCCGTTTCATCCAGCCTTTAGACAGCTAGTAGAAGCCGAGATTTTTAAGGAAACAATTGATACCGCCATGTCATATTATCAGAAAAAAATGGAAAAAGTTGAGTTTACATTAAACCCCAAATCCATATCTAATTTAGTTGGGATAAATAAAAGTAATATAATATATTTAAAGAACAAATATAGCATTGATAATATTAAAATAATCAAAGATATAAGCATGGGAAAAAAAGAAGTGAGAATTACAATAAATGATGAAAAGGTAATAAATGAAATAATGATATAA
- the fabD gene encoding ACP S-malonyltransferase yields MRKIAFVFPGQGAQYVGMGKEFVENFKIANDVFEKASDSLGYDMKKLCFEGPEEELKKTENTQPAILTASVAIYEVLKEHGHKPEIVAGLSLGEFSSLVAANVMSFEDAVRVVKARGKYMQEEVPFGVGTMAAFIGLERTKVIEACERASEYGIVEPANFNSPIQIVISGEVKAVEKAVEIGKELGAKKAMVLNVSAPFHSRMLSGAGEKLANELDSIKLGDFDYPVVANVTSQYYEASSTVKQLLVKQVSNAVLWEDSVRRMIADGINTFVEVGPGKALSGFIKRISRDVEILNVEDMKSLEKTLKALG; encoded by the coding sequence ATGAGAAAAATAGCCTTTGTTTTTCCAGGACAAGGAGCGCAATATGTTGGAATGGGTAAAGAATTTGTGGAAAATTTTAAAATAGCAAATGATGTTTTTGAGAAAGCCTCTGATTCACTTGGTTATGACATGAAAAAGCTTTGCTTTGAAGGACCAGAAGAAGAACTTAAAAAAACAGAGAACACTCAACCTGCCATTTTAACGGCTAGCGTAGCGATCTACGAGGTTTTAAAAGAACATGGACATAAGCCAGAGATAGTAGCAGGTTTAAGCTTGGGCGAGTTTTCTTCCCTTGTAGCAGCAAATGTAATGTCCTTTGAAGATGCAGTTAGGGTTGTAAAGGCAAGGGGTAAGTATATGCAAGAGGAGGTTCCCTTTGGGGTAGGAACTATGGCTGCTTTTATTGGACTTGAAAGAACCAAGGTTATAGAGGCATGTGAAAGAGCATCTGAGTATGGAATAGTAGAGCCTGCTAATTTTAATTCCCCTATTCAGATAGTTATCTCAGGTGAAGTAAAGGCTGTGGAGAAGGCAGTGGAGATTGGAAAGGAATTGGGAGCAAAAAAAGCTATGGTACTAAATGTTTCTGCCCCATTCCATTCTAGAATGCTATCCGGTGCGGGGGAAAAACTAGCAAATGAATTGGATAGCATAAAATTAGGTGACTTTGATTATCCAGTGGTTGCTAATGTGACTTCCCAGTATTATGAGGCTTCTTCAACAGTTAAGCAGCTATTGGTTAAGCAGGTAAGCAATGCAGTGCTTTGGGAAGATTCAGTAAGAAGAATGATAGCAGATGGAATAAATACTTTTGTTGAGGTTGGGCCAGGGAAAGCTCTATCTGGCTTTATAAAAAGAATTTCTCGAGATGTAGAAATACTAAATGTTGAAGATATGAAGTCCCTTGAGAAAACTTTGAAAGCTTTAGGTTAA
- the smc gene encoding chromosome segregation protein SMC: MYLKKLEVHGFKSFADKISIDFRDGITGIVGPNGSGKSNVIDSVRWVLGEQSPKTLRGSRMEDIIFNGTSHRKPLGLAEVSLTFNNSEKFLPIDYSEVTITRRLYRSGESEYLINKTTCRLKDIRELLMDTGIGIDGYSLIGQGQIDGILSNKPDERRQIFEEAAGIVKFKSRKLEAEKKLDNTKQNLIRIDDILGELEARIEPLKSQSEKAKTFLTLSKELKELELSIFIKEIEDVKLKLKAEEEQFYIVKKQYEDYLNKKEHVSEEQQKCQEKIEGLHNDIQSMKENYFEITNLIKKLEGEKILFQEKIQNIDNNVSRIENEIQGISDQDKDVNIQLSRLLCEKDELDSLISENNELLISENIKFEDNNNFIITNQNELEELKSKVIELLNTISSTKSEINSINTLKDNIVNRINKIQDEKEKLSNDEKENLEGLRIITKEIEEIRDTLKQKTFRKEELIKENNQYRGIYQNTLETFEKEKNNLRDMQSERKVLDAMDKSYEGFSMGVRKTLKVCKDDRNLGNGVHGVVAELMSIPKEYEIAMEVALGYSMQYIVCNDEDVAKRIIKYLKQNNLGRVTFLPLTNVFSRQNRENIESKLKQFGGFVGIASDLIITSNKYDSLFNYLLGKTIIVDNIDTAVKVSKLVKKYKIVTQDGDVINPGGTMTGGSYKSKTVNVFRRKRKLKELETKISDLSKLTIKYQGDLEELKKRIEDINSDLKENASFIEDTKLMLLKKENILSNIKSQGQSLNMSMDNLSKELEDLESDLKDMQDSILSKDEFIVSLKKEDDDIQSNIKIMANIIAEKQNQLNALKEKITSIKIKLASLKEKKDNNTSEITRIQTTIEAWKNNRINKENELSNLTKEKEEFLIKLENILMSMGDNDVLSKQIEYNINKFTEEKGNWSNKNKELVERIQIIDNALDDLRDSLHKIEVRKARLELQNDNLIKKIWEKHELSYIDALNHKSEIEDFNKASKRINFLDKEIKKLGEVNISAIKEYEEVNERYSFLNSQKEDLTKAKESLNKVIKELENTMNKQFKKSFEEINENFSTIFNQLFNGGKAKLILEEKENLLESNIDIIAQPPGKKLQNLSLLSGGEKALTAIALLFSILRTKPTPFCILDEIEAALDDVNIFRFAEFLKEFSKNSQFIVITHRKGTMEIIDYLYGITMQEYGVSKVVSVKLSEVAS; this comes from the coding sequence TTGTACCTTAAAAAACTCGAAGTTCATGGATTTAAATCCTTTGCGGATAAGATATCAATAGATTTTAGGGATGGAATCACTGGTATTGTTGGACCAAATGGCAGTGGTAAAAGTAATGTTATAGATTCTGTAAGATGGGTTCTGGGTGAACAAAGTCCAAAGACCTTGAGGGGGAGTAGAATGGAAGACATTATTTTTAATGGAACTTCCCATAGAAAACCCCTAGGTTTAGCTGAGGTATCACTAACTTTTAATAATAGTGAAAAATTTTTACCTATAGATTATAGTGAAGTTACTATAACTCGGAGATTATACCGCTCAGGAGAAAGCGAGTATCTTATAAATAAAACCACCTGTAGGCTAAAGGATATCCGTGAATTGTTAATGGATACTGGAATCGGTATAGATGGATATTCACTTATTGGACAAGGTCAAATTGATGGTATATTAAGTAATAAACCCGATGAAAGAAGGCAAATATTTGAAGAAGCCGCGGGAATTGTCAAATTCAAGTCTAGGAAATTAGAGGCTGAAAAGAAGCTTGATAATACAAAGCAAAATCTTATAAGAATAGATGATATTTTAGGAGAGCTTGAAGCAAGGATTGAGCCCCTAAAAAGTCAAAGTGAAAAAGCCAAAACCTTTCTTACCTTGTCAAAGGAGCTTAAGGAACTAGAACTCAGTATATTTATAAAAGAAATAGAGGATGTAAAGCTAAAGCTTAAAGCTGAAGAGGAACAATTTTATATTGTTAAGAAGCAATACGAAGACTATTTAAATAAAAAAGAACATGTGTCTGAAGAACAACAGAAGTGTCAGGAAAAAATTGAAGGCCTACATAATGATATTCAGAGCATGAAGGAAAATTATTTTGAAATAACTAATTTGATAAAAAAATTAGAAGGGGAAAAAATACTTTTTCAAGAAAAAATCCAAAATATAGATAATAATGTATCTAGGATAGAAAACGAAATACAAGGTATTTCTGATCAAGATAAGGATGTTAATATACAATTATCACGTCTATTGTGTGAAAAAGACGAACTAGATTCACTCATATCAGAAAACAATGAATTGTTGATTAGTGAAAATATAAAATTTGAAGATAATAATAATTTTATTATTACAAATCAAAATGAATTAGAAGAATTAAAAAGTAAGGTTATTGAATTACTTAATACCATTTCTTCTACTAAAAGTGAAATAAACAGTATAAACACCTTGAAGGATAATATTGTAAATAGAATAAATAAAATTCAGGATGAGAAAGAAAAATTGAGTAATGATGAAAAGGAAAATCTTGAAGGCTTAAGAATAATAACAAAGGAAATTGAAGAAATAAGAGATACCTTAAAACAAAAGACCTTTCGAAAAGAAGAATTAATAAAGGAAAATAATCAGTATAGGGGTATTTATCAAAACACACTGGAAACCTTTGAAAAGGAAAAAAATAATTTAAGGGATATGCAGTCTGAAAGAAAGGTTCTTGACGCCATGGACAAGTCCTATGAAGGATTTAGCATGGGGGTAAGAAAAACCTTGAAGGTATGTAAAGATGATAGAAACCTGGGAAATGGAGTACATGGAGTCGTTGCGGAGCTTATGAGCATACCAAAGGAATATGAGATAGCTATGGAAGTGGCATTAGGCTACTCTATGCAGTATATTGTATGCAATGATGAAGATGTAGCAAAAAGAATAATAAAGTACTTAAAGCAAAATAACCTAGGGCGTGTAACATTTCTTCCACTAACTAATGTGTTTTCAAGACAAAATAGAGAGAATATAGAATCAAAGTTAAAGCAATTCGGAGGATTCGTTGGAATTGCCAGTGACTTAATTATAACTTCCAATAAATATGATAGTCTTTTTAATTATTTGCTAGGTAAGACTATCATAGTAGATAATATAGATACCGCTGTTAAGGTGTCAAAGCTAGTGAAAAAATATAAGATAGTGACACAGGATGGAGATGTTATAAATCCTGGAGGAACTATGACCGGGGGAAGCTATAAATCAAAAACAGTAAATGTATTTAGAAGAAAGAGAAAACTAAAAGAGCTTGAGACTAAGATATCTGATCTTAGTAAATTAACTATTAAATATCAAGGGGATTTAGAAGAATTAAAGAAAAGAATAGAGGATATAAATAGCGACCTTAAGGAAAACGCATCATTTATTGAGGATACCAAGCTTATGTTACTAAAGAAAGAAAATATATTATCCAATATAAAAAGCCAAGGTCAATCACTTAATATGTCAATGGATAATTTAAGTAAAGAGCTTGAAGATTTAGAAAGTGATTTGAAGGATATGCAGGACTCTATATTAAGCAAGGACGAGTTCATTGTATCTCTCAAGAAAGAAGACGATGATATTCAAAGCAACATTAAAATCATGGCTAATATTATTGCTGAGAAACAAAATCAGTTAAACGCATTAAAGGAAAAGATTACTTCAATAAAAATAAAATTGGCCTCATTAAAAGAGAAAAAAGATAATAATACCAGTGAAATTACTAGGATACAGACTACTATTGAAGCTTGGAAAAATAATAGGATAAACAAAGAAAATGAGCTATCAAATTTAACAAAGGAAAAGGAAGAATTTTTAATAAAGCTTGAGAATATACTAATGTCTATGGGTGATAATGATGTGCTTAGTAAGCAAATTGAATATAATATTAACAAATTTACAGAAGAAAAAGGTAATTGGAGTAATAAGAATAAAGAATTAGTTGAAAGAATACAGATAATTGATAATGCCTTAGATGATTTAAGAGATAGTTTGCATAAGATTGAGGTTAGAAAGGCCAGATTGGAGCTTCAAAACGATAACCTAATTAAAAAGATATGGGAAAAACATGAGCTAAGCTATATAGATGCATTAAATCATAAAAGTGAGATAGAGGATTTTAATAAAGCATCTAAGAGAATAAATTTTTTGGATAAGGAAATTAAGAAATTAGGAGAAGTAAACATAAGTGCTATCAAAGAATACGAGGAAGTAAATGAAAGATATTCATTTTTAAACTCTCAAAAAGAAGACCTTACAAAGGCAAAGGAATCACTAAATAAAGTGATTAAAGAATTAGAAAATACAATGAATAAGCAATTCAAGAAAAGTTTTGAAGAAATAAATGAAAATTTTAGTACAATATTTAATCAGCTTTTTAATGGTGGAAAGGCAAAGCTAATATTAGAAGAAAAGGAAAATTTATTAGAAAGTAATATAGATATTATAGCTCAACCCCCAGGAAAGAAACTTCAGAATCTAAGTTTGCTTTCTGGAGGTGAAAAGGCCTTAACTGCCATAGCCTTGCTATTTTCCATACTTAGGACTAAACCAACGCCTTTCTGTATATTAGATGAAATTGAGGCAGCCTTAGACGATGTAAATATATTTAGATTTGCTGAATTCTTGAAGGAGTTTTCAAAAAATTCCCAATTCATTGTTATTACCCACAGGAAAGGTACAATGGAAATCATTGATTATTTATACGGTATAACAATGCAAGAATATGGAGTTTCAAAGGTTGTGTCAGTAAAGCTAAGTGAAGTGGCAAGTTAG
- the rnc gene encoding ribonuclease III, protein METVTFEKLINYEFSNKALMNEALTHSSYANEKKYKKCKYNERLEFLGDSVLGVIISDYLFINYPDLPEGELTKTRAKIVCETTLSYCAKSINLGYYLLLGKGEDATGGRERQSLLADAFESVIGSIYLDGGIKSARKFILSSMKKVIDDALCGKIFIDYKTRLQELIQNDSNVKITYEIVSEKGPDHNKTFYTQVKKNNIILGHGKGKSKKESEQNAAKMALEDIDNG, encoded by the coding sequence ATGGAAACTGTTACCTTTGAAAAATTAATTAACTATGAATTTAGTAACAAGGCTTTAATGAACGAGGCATTAACCCATAGCTCATATGCCAATGAAAAAAAGTATAAAAAATGCAAGTATAATGAAAGATTAGAATTTCTTGGAGATTCTGTGCTTGGAGTTATTATAAGTGATTATCTATTTATTAATTATCCAGATTTACCCGAGGGTGAACTCACAAAGACTAGAGCAAAAATTGTTTGTGAGACCACTTTATCCTATTGTGCTAAATCCATTAATTTAGGATACTATCTTCTATTAGGTAAAGGTGAAGATGCAACGGGAGGAAGGGAAAGACAGTCTCTTTTAGCCGATGCCTTTGAGTCCGTTATTGGATCAATATATTTAGATGGTGGTATAAAAAGTGCAAGAAAGTTTATACTTAGCTCAATGAAAAAGGTTATAGATGATGCTTTATGTGGGAAAATATTTATTGATTATAAAACAAGGCTACAGGAATTAATTCAAAACGATTCAAATGTTAAGATAACCTATGAAATAGTATCTGAGAAGGGACCAGATCATAATAAGACATTCTATACTCAAGTTAAAAAGAACAATATTATTCTTGGACATGGTAAAGGGAAGAGTAAAAAGGAATCTGAACAAAATGCCGCAAAAATGGCCCTAGAGGATATTGATAATGGGTAA
- the acpP gene encoding acyl carrier protein, producing MVFDKVVKIVVEQLDVEGDIKITPETSLMGDLEADSLDAVEVIMALEDEFDIEIPDEDAENFKNIGDIAKYIEEKTK from the coding sequence ATGGTATTTGATAAGGTTGTTAAGATTGTAGTGGAGCAATTGGACGTAGAGGGGGATATAAAAATAACTCCAGAGACTTCTTTAATGGGTGATTTAGAAGCTGATTCTTTAGATGCTGTTGAAGTAATAATGGCTCTTGAGGATGAATTTGATATTGAAATTCCCGATGAAGATGCTGAAAACTTTAAAAATATAGGGGATATTGCAAAATACATTGAAGAGAAAACAAAATAG